The Elaeis guineensis isolate ETL-2024a chromosome 14, EG11, whole genome shotgun sequence genome has a segment encoding these proteins:
- the LOC105034358 gene encoding uncharacterized protein — MSATGVRVSVQDQYVIIDNGILQLTLSNPDGIVTGVRYNGLDNLMEVLNKEDNRGYWDLAWNAPRASGAFDVIKGTDFRIILQSEEQVEVSFTRTWAPSLKGKLVPLKIDKRFVVLRGSSGFYTYATFEHLQGWPDFDIDEIRVTFKLRKDKFHYMAISDTRQRVMPMPDDRLPERCQQLAYPEAVILTNPINPELKGEVDDKYQYSNENQDIRVHGWISFDPPIGFWQITPSDEFRTGGPMKQNLTSHVGPTTLAVFLSAHYSGEDLVPKFRNGEYWKKVFGPVFIYLNSTSDRRDPKMLWEDAKMQMLREVETWPYNFPISEDFQKSWQRGSVSGKLLVRDRYIDGEDMQANGAYVGLALPGEVGSWQRECKGYQFWTKADANGIFTIRNVRTGDYNLYAWVPGFIGDYKYDATIKITSGKNIDLGDLVYEPPRDGVTLWEIGVPDRSAAEFYIPDPDPRYVNRLYVNLPTDRFRQYGLWDRYAELHPDGDLVYTIGKSDYKKDWFFAQVTRKTKQNSYQPTTWQIKFHLDSVNQSGNYKLRVALASATLSELQVRFNDLKANPAHFTTRLIGRDNSIVRHGIHGLYWLYNVDIQSAWLVQGDNTIFLTQPRNQSAFQEIMYDYIRMEGPSNS; from the exons ATGTCGGCTACCGGTGTGAGAGTTAGTGTTCAAGATCAATAT GTGATCATAGATAATGGCATTCTCCAGTTGACTCTGTCAAATCCAGATGGGATTGTGACGGGAGTTCGATATAACGGTCTTGATAATCTGATGGAAGTTCTTAATAAAGAAGATAATAGAGG GTATTGGGATCTTGCCTGGAATGCACCTAGAGCCTCCGGAGCATTTGATGT TATAAAAGGAACGGATTTTAGAATAATACTTCAAAGTGAAGAGCAGGTGGAAGTTTCATTCACAAGAACATGGGCTCCATCCCTCAAAGGCAAGCTCGTCCCCTTGAAGATAGACAAAAG ATTTGTAGTGCTTCGTGGTAGCTCGGGCTTCTACACATATGCAACCTTCGAACACCTTCAAGGATGGCCTGACTTCGATATTGATGAAATCAGGGTTACATTCAAGCTTAGGAAAGATAA GTTTCATTACATGGCAATATCAGACACTAGGCAAAGAGTCATGCCCATGCCTGATGATCGCTTGCCTGAAAGATGTCAGCAGTTAGCATATCCTGAGGCTGTCATCCTCACTAATCCAATTAATCCAGAGCTCAAAGGAGAG GTGGATGACAAATATCAATACTCCAATGAAAATCAAGACATCAGGGTCCATGGATGGATAAGTTTTGATCCTCCAATTGGCTTTTGGCAAATCACTCCTAGTGATGAGTTTCGAACAGGAGGGCCTATGAAGCAGAATCTAACCTCTCATGTTGGTCCTACGACTCTTGCT GTATTTCTTAGTGCTCACTACTCTGGAGAAGACCTTGTACCTAAGTTTAGGAATGGAGAATACTGGAAAAAGGTTTTTGGCCCTGTGTTTATCTATCTTAATTCTACTTCAGATAGGAGAGATCCAAAAATGCTCTGGGAGGATGCAAAAATGCAG ATGCTGAGGGAAGTAGAGACTTGGCCTTATAACTTTCCAATTTCTGAGGACTTCCAAAAGAGCTGGCAAAGAGGTTCTGTTAGTGGTAAATTACTAGTTCGAGATAG GTACATAGATGGTGAAGACATGCAAGCAAATGGTGCTTATGTTGGTTTGGCTTTGCCAGGAGAAGTAGGATCGTGGCAAAGAGAATGCAAG GGATACCAATTTTGGACCAAAGCAGATGCAAATGGAATTTTCACAATTAGAAATGTTCGAACTGGAGATTATAATCTTTATGCATGGGTTCCTGGCTTCATTGGGGATTACAAATATGATGCAACCATAAAAATCACCTCAG gaaaaaatattgatttgggTGACCTTGTTTACGAACCCCCAAGAGATGGTGTCACCCTATGGGAAATAGGCGTCCCTGACCGTTCTGCTGCTGAATTCTATATTCCAGATCCAGATCCTCGATATGTTAATAGACTTTACGTCAATCTTCCTACTGATAG ATTTAGGCAATATGGCCTGTGGGACAGATATGCAGAATTGCATCCAGATGGTGATCTTGTTTATACAATTGGTAAAAGTGACTATAAGAAAGATTGGTTCTTTGCTCAAGTTACCAG GAAGACTAAGCAAAACTCGTATCAGCCAACCACGTGGCAGATTAAGTTTCATCTTGATAGCGTTAATCAAAGTGGAAATTACAAGCTTCGAGTTGCACTTGCATCTGCTACCCTTTCTGAACTACAA GTTCGTTTCAATGACTTGAAAGCAAACCCTGCTCACTTTACAACAAGGTTGATTGGACGGGACAATTCAATTGTGAGACATGGAATCCATGGATTATACTGGTTGTACAATGTCGATATACAAAGTGCTTGGCTTGTTCAAGGTGATAATACGATATTTCTCACTCAACCAAGAAACCAGAGTGCTTTTCAGGAAATTATGTATGACTACATCCGTATGGAAGGGCCCTCAAACTCTTAG